The Hymenobacter monticola genomic interval GCCCGGCGCAGCACGAAAAATTCAACACCTACTACCAGTTGGTCGCCCAGACCATCCGGGAAAACACGGCCTACACGCCGGCCATTGTGCGCAGCCTGCTCTACATCCTGCTGCACGAGGTTGCCGCCGCGCACGAGGCCAACCGGGCGGCCAGTCCGCCCGCGTTTACCCACAATCAGCAGTTGCTGTTCACGTTCAAAAATCTGCTGGCCCGCGACCACCTGCGCCACCGCCACGTTTCCTACTACGCCCAGCTGCTGCACATCACGCCCAAGCACTTCTCCACCGTCATCAAGGCCGAAAGCGGCAAAACCGCTGGGGAGTGGATTGACGAGATGGTGCTGCTCGAAGCTAAGGTGCTGCTCCAGCAGAAGGAGCTCACCATTGCCCAGGTAGCCGATAAGCTCCACTTCAACGACCAGTCCACGTTCGGCAAGTTCTTCAAGAACCTGGCTGGCATCTCGCCATTGGAGTACCGCAAGGGCCTGACTGTAGGCGTTGACTAGCCAACCATCCCCCGCTCACACCCGCGCCAACGTGCTGGACAGCTGCTGGGCGAGCAACTCACGGCCCCGGTGCAGACGGCTTTTCACGGCGGCCAGCGACGAGCCCAGCTGAGTGGCAATTTCCCCGTAGCTCAACTCCT includes:
- a CDS encoding helix-turn-helix domain-containing protein — protein: MPTISSYDMPSLQQEVGVGGASTEFFLLHFHQHERINFEPHRTEAYAVCLLHQGELRVETDLFPNHFVGPAVFVIAPTVIRQFSRTDGSFDAHTLFFDQNFLLKSQADVTYLERFDFLHRPDQHVVPLSPAQHEKFNTYYQLVAQTIRENTAYTPAIVRSLLYILLHEVAAAHEANRAASPPAFTHNQQLLFTFKNLLARDHLRHRHVSYYAQLLHITPKHFSTVIKAESGKTAGEWIDEMVLLEAKVLLQQKELTIAQVADKLHFNDQSTFGKFFKNLAGISPLEYRKGLTVGVD